TTGACGATCAGCACCGGCTTGCCGTTTTGCGCGGCGTACCGGACAAAACGCAGACCGGACATGACGGTCAACGACGATCCGAGCACCAGCAACGAGTCGGCCTCCTCGACCAGCCGATAGCACTCGGCGACTCGCGCCGGAGGTACGTTTTCGCCGAAGAAAACCACGTCCGGCTTGAGCACTCCGGAGCCGCACGAAACGCAGTCGACCAGCCGGAAATCGCGTACGACGTGCTCGGCCAGCTCCACGTCGCCGTCCGGGTTGACGCGGTCGGCGGCGCCGGCGAAGGCCGGATTCGCGGCGGCGAGCCGCCGGTGCAGGTCGGCGCGCGGGCTCCTCTCGCGGCAGCCGAGGCAGATCACCCGGTCGAGGCTGCCGTGCAGCTCCACGACCTCGGTCGCGCCGGCGGCCTGGTGCAGGCCATCGACGTTTTGCGTGATGACGCTGGTCAACCGACCGGCGGCCTGCAGCTGAGCCACCGCGCGGTGGCCGTCGTTGGGCCGAGCGCGCGCGATCGTCTGCCATCCGACGTGGCTGCGCGCCCAGTAGCGCTGGCGCGCGGCGGCGTCGCCGACGAACTCGCCGTACGTCATCGGGGTGTGTTTGCGCAGGCTGCCGGCCTCGCCGCGATAGTCCGGAATGCCGGACTCGGTGGAGATCCCGGCGCCGCTCAGCACCAGCACCCGACCGGCGGCGACGGCCTCGGCGACTGCGGTCAGATCGGTCGTACGCGACGCCGGCTCACCGGTCCGTTGCCAGGTCAGCGTCGGTCGCACTCGCACGCCAGAAAGCCTACGTCGGGAGAACGCGTCACGTCTTGTCCAGCCCGAGCACGCGGATCGCGTTGTCCTTCAGGATCTTCTGCCGCACCTGCGGCTTGATCTCCAGCGCGGCGAAGTCGCGCAGCCACCGTTGCGGAGTGATCAGTGGAAAGTCCGAGCCGAAGAGCACCTTGTCCTGCAGCAGCGAGTTGGCGTAACGGACCAGCTGCGGCGGGAAGTACGTGGGCGACCAGCCGGAGAGGTCGATGAACACGTTCGGTTTGTGCGTGGCGATCGCGAGCGCCTCGTCCTGCCACGGAAACGACGGGTGCGCCAGGATGAGGGTGAGGTCGGGAAAATCGGCGGCCACGTCGTCGATTTCCATCGGGTTGGAGTATTTCAGCCGGATGCCGCCGCCAGCTGGCAGGCCGGAGCCGATGCCGGTCTGTCCACTGTGGAACAGCGCCGGCACGCCGGCCTGCTGGATCGCCTCGTACAACGGATAAACCGCTCGGTCGGACGGAAAGAACGCCTGCACGCTCGGATGAAACTTGAAGCCGCGTACGCCTTCCTCCTCGACCAGCCGGCGCGCCTCGCGTACGGCGGTCGCGCCGCGCGCCGGGTCGAGGCTGGCGAACGGGATGATCACGTCCGGATGTTTCGCGGCGGCCGCGGCGATCTCGGAGTTGGCGATCGGCGGATG
The Fodinicola acaciae DNA segment above includes these coding regions:
- a CDS encoding NAD-dependent protein deacetylase, which gives rise to MRPTLTWQRTGEPASRTTDLTAVAEAVAAGRVLVLSGAGISTESGIPDYRGEAGSLRKHTPMTYGEFVGDAAARQRYWARSHVGWQTIARARPNDGHRAVAQLQAAGRLTSVITQNVDGLHQAAGATEVVELHGSLDRVICLGCRERSPRADLHRRLAAANPAFAGAADRVNPDGDVELAEHVVRDFRLVDCVSCGSGVLKPDVVFFGENVPPARVAECYRLVEEADSLLVLGSSLTVMSGLRFVRYAAQNGKPVLIVNRGETRGDQYATVRVDLPLGRALTDLARRFG
- a CDS encoding amidohydrolase family protein — translated: MDLDALVAIDIHVHAEVSADGHTALSPVLSAAAGKYFGVDDAARLPSTDEIARIYREQRMACVLFTVDAEAATGHPPIANSEIAAAAAKHPDVIIPFASLDPARGATAVREARRLVEEEGVRGFKFHPSVQAFFPSDRAVYPLYEAIQQAGVPALFHSGQTGIGSGLPAGGGIRLKYSNPMEIDDVAADFPDLTLILAHPSFPWQDEALAIATHKPNVFIDLSGWSPTYFPPQLVRYANSLLQDKVLFGSDFPLITPQRWLRDFAALEIKPQVRQKILKDNAIRVLGLDKT